A single region of the Streptomyces sp. AM 4-1-1 genome encodes:
- a CDS encoding menaquinone biosynthesis decarboxylase has protein sequence MAYDDLRSLLRALEREGELKRIKAEVDPYLEVGEIVDRVNKAGGPALLFENVKGSSMPLAMNVFGTDRRLLKALGLKSYDDISAKIGGLLKPELPHGFVGVREAFGKLGAMAHVPPRKVKAGSAPVQEVVLTGDDVDLDRLPALFTWPEDGGSFFNLGLTHTKHPETGVRNLGLYRLQRHDRRTIGMHWQIHKDSRNHYQVAARRGERLPVAIAFGAPPAVTYASTAPLPGDIDEYLFAGFIQGKRIEMVDCRTVPLQVPAQAEVVIEGWLEPGEMLPEGPFGDHTGFYTPQEPFPALTIDCVTMRRRPLLQSIVVGRPPTEDGPLGRATERFFLPLLKIIVPDIVDYHLPESGGFHNCAIVSIDKKYPKHAQKVMSAVWGAHMMSLTKLIVVVDSDCDVHDLHEVAWRALGNTDYARDLTVVEGPVDHLDHASYQQFWGGKAGIDATRKWPEEGYTRDGGWPAMVESDPATGERVTKRWKEYGL, from the coding sequence ATGGCTTACGACGATCTTCGCTCCCTGCTCCGGGCCCTGGAGCGCGAGGGCGAGCTCAAGCGCATCAAGGCCGAGGTCGACCCGTATCTGGAGGTCGGCGAGATCGTCGACCGGGTGAACAAGGCGGGCGGCCCCGCGCTGCTCTTCGAGAACGTCAAGGGGTCCTCGATGCCCCTGGCCATGAACGTCTTCGGGACCGACCGGCGCCTCCTCAAGGCGCTCGGACTGAAGTCGTACGACGACATCAGCGCCAAGATCGGCGGGCTGCTCAAGCCCGAGCTGCCGCACGGTTTCGTCGGAGTGCGCGAGGCGTTCGGAAAGCTCGGCGCCATGGCCCACGTACCGCCGAGGAAGGTGAAGGCGGGGAGCGCGCCGGTGCAGGAGGTGGTCCTCACCGGTGACGACGTGGACCTCGACCGGCTGCCCGCGCTGTTCACCTGGCCCGAGGACGGCGGCTCCTTCTTCAACCTGGGGCTCACGCACACCAAGCACCCGGAGACCGGCGTGCGGAACCTGGGGCTGTACCGGCTCCAGCGCCACGACCGGCGCACCATCGGGATGCACTGGCAGATCCACAAGGACAGCCGCAACCACTACCAGGTCGCCGCCAGGCGCGGTGAACGGCTGCCCGTCGCCATCGCGTTCGGGGCGCCGCCCGCCGTGACGTACGCCTCCACCGCGCCGCTGCCCGGGGACATCGACGAATACCTCTTCGCCGGGTTCATCCAGGGCAAGCGGATCGAGATGGTCGACTGCCGGACCGTCCCGCTCCAGGTCCCGGCGCAGGCCGAGGTCGTCATCGAGGGGTGGCTGGAGCCCGGCGAGATGCTGCCCGAGGGCCCGTTCGGCGATCACACCGGCTTCTACACCCCGCAGGAACCGTTCCCCGCGCTGACCATCGACTGCGTCACCATGCGCAGGCGGCCGCTGCTCCAGTCGATCGTGGTGGGGCGCCCGCCGACCGAGGACGGCCCGCTGGGGCGGGCCACCGAGCGGTTCTTCCTGCCGCTGCTGAAGATCATCGTGCCGGACATCGTCGACTACCACCTGCCGGAGTCGGGCGGCTTCCACAACTGCGCGATCGTCTCGATCGACAAGAAGTACCCGAAGCACGCCCAGAAGGTGATGAGCGCCGTCTGGGGCGCGCACATGATGTCGCTGACCAAGCTGATCGTGGTCGTGGACTCCGACTGTGACGTCCACGATCTGCACGAGGTGGCGTGGCGGGCGCTCGGCAACACCGACTACGCCCGTGACCTGACCGTGGTCGAGGGCCCGGTGGACCATCTCGACCACGCCTCGTACCAGCAGTTCTGGGGCGGCAAGGCCGGCATCGACGCGACCCGGAAGTGGCCCGAGGAGGGCTACACCCGGGACGGCGGCTGGCCCGCCATGGTCGAGTCCGACCCGGCGACCGGCGAACGGGTGACCAAGCGGTGGAAGGAGTACGGGCTGTGA